A genomic window from Camelina sativa cultivar DH55 chromosome 2, Cs, whole genome shotgun sequence includes:
- the LOC104742642 gene encoding uncharacterized protein LOC104742642 translates to MDLNESVVHYSRGNGISKLDNFGDTALSLKCLGSSAAGRLIGNSHHNHKLCSDVSNCPDGGCRLVLGLGPTPPSYYYNVKVNNDSNKRSASSGSVQELSSGGGNSILQLGPPAVSMDTFSGLDCSLLTYSDTNVSQAVVDEGSTSARRSGGYMPSLLFAPRAETVRKPSRMQECSTNFGTDAYTSQLSHESEFSIGAFSDRTASATSSQQRISNPKKCKFMGCVKGARGASGLCIGHGGGQRCQKPGCNKGAESKTTFCKAHGGGKRCQHLGCTKSAEGKTDFCISHGGGRRCGFPEGCAKAARGKSGLCIKHGGGKRCRIEGCTRSAEGQAGLCISHGGGRRCQSSGCTKGAQGSTNYCKAHGGGKRCIFAGCTKGAEGSTPLCKAHGGGKRCMFDGGGICPKSVHGGTSFCVAHGGGKRCVVTGCTKSARGRTDCCVKHGGGKRCKSDGCEKSAQGSTDFCKAHGGGKRCSWGGDWKCEKFARGKSGLCAAHNSMSQDKAGSKIGLIGPGLFRGLVSTSSHTTTTATTTTTTTTTTTTDHSQSGVSVVSDCTDSIDRPLPPLHHQPEKRQKLMIPMQVLVPPSMKSLSFSNSERPEMETNNNSSGSNGRNIFDFMIPEERVHGGGLMSLLGGSMKQQTLH, encoded by the coding sequence ATGGATTTAAACGAGAGTGTTGTTCACTATTCTCGTGGCAATGGTATTTCAAAGCTTGACAATTTCGGTGATACTGCTCTTAGCTTGAAATGTCTTGGAAGCAGTGCAGCAGGGAGATTAATTGGGAACTCTCACCATAACCATAAGCTTTGTTCTGATGTTTCTAATTGTCCTGATGGTGGCTGCCGGTTGGTTCTCGGTTTGGGTCCAACACCGCCTTCCTACTATTACAATGTCAAGGTTAATAATGATAGTAACAAAAGGTCAGCTTCTTCCGGGAGTGTTCAGGAACTCTCATCAGGAGGAGGTAACTCGATTCTGCAACTTGGTCCTCCCGCTGTGTCCATGGATACTTTCAGCGGACTTGATTGTTCGTTGTTGACATATTCGGATACTAATGTTTCCCAAGCTGTAGTTGATGAGGGTTCTACATCTGCAAGGCGATCAGGCGGCTATATGCCATCACTTCTTTTTGCTCCAAGAGCGGAAACTGTTAGAAAACCTTCAAGAATGCAAGAGTGTAGTACTAATTTTGGAACTGATGCCTATACTTCACAACTGAGCCATGAGTCAGAGTTCTCTATAGGAGCTTTCTCTGATAGGACGGCATCTGCCACGTCTTCTCAGCAAAGGATAAGCAACCCGAAGAAGTGCAAGTTCATGGGATGTGTGAAAGGAGCTAGAGGAGCTTCAGGGCTCTGCATTGGCCATGGAGGTGGGCAGAGGTGCCAAAAGCCAGGCTGCAACAAAGGTGCTGAGAGCAAAACTACTTTCTGCAAAGCTCATGGAGGAGGAAAGAGATGCCAACACTTGGGATGTACAAAGAGCGCTGAAGGGAAAACAGATTTCTGCATATCTCATGGTGGTGGAAGACGTTGTGGATTCCCTGAGGGATGTGCTAAGGCTGCACGTGGCAAATCCGGGCTCTGCATCAAGCATGGTGGTGGCAAAAGGTGTCGGATTGAAGGCTGTACACGAAGTGCTGAAGGACAAGCAGGGCTTTGTATTTCCCACGGTGGTGGACGGCGTTGTCAGTCTTCAGGCTGTACAAAAGGTGCTCAAGGAAGTACAAACTACTGCAAAGCTCATGGTGGCGGGAAACGCTGCATATTTGCGGGATGTACAAAGGGAGCAGAAGGTAGTACTCCGCTGTGTAAAGCACATGGTGGAGGAAAACGTTGTATGTTTGATGGTGGAGGTATTTGTCCTAAAAGTGTTCACGGTGGGACTAGTTTCTGTGTAGCTCACGGTGGTGGGAAGAGATGTGTTGTGACCGGGTGCACAAAGAGCGCTCGTGGACGGACTGATTGTTGCGTGAAGCACGGTGGTGGGAAACGGTGTAAGTCTGATGGTTGTGAGAAGAGTGCACAAGGTAGCACTGACTTCTGCAAGGCACACGGTGGTGGGAAACGTTGCTCATGGGGAGGGGATTGGAAATGCGAGAAGTTCGCTAGAGGAAAGAGCGGTTTATGCGCTGCGCATAACAGTATGTCTCAGGATAAAGCTGGAAGCAAGATTGGTTTGATTGGACCTGGACTTTTCCGTGGCCTAGTCTCTACTTCTTCCCATACCACAACAACTGCAACtaccactactactactactactactactactactgatCATTCTCAATCTGGAGTCAGCGTGGTCTCTGATTGCACAGACTCCATTGATCGCCCTCTGCCACCACTGCATCATCAACCTGAGAAAAGACAGAAGCTGATGATACCAATGCAGGTTCTTGTTCCTCCATCAATGAAGTCCTTAAGCTTCTCAAACAGTGAGAGACCCGAAatggaaacaaacaacaacagtaGTGGCAGCAATGGGAGGAACATCTTTGACTTTATGATTCCTGAGGAGAGAGTTCACGGCGGTGGGCTAATGTCTCTGCTTGGTGGTAGCATGAAACAACAAACACTCCATTGA
- the LOC104742631 gene encoding mucin-17-like: MDKDEPFVYNEVDYKTPKQSPRTWPMDKIRQGRFQHKMSSLLSPATPKRNYNISNTKSLLLHCLRDAKSDPLPRRRFPVSCSDEGVLMDGVLVTSATKKKVLESPSISLGGTSLSSISRSQHKKDTEFSSPISDSGSNQETTLSQQPSSAGKGKMLAYSPCTPKAAKPSKLQASAEPFILTPRQATPFPLQQHPFNPQFPRANPLHLQPYPYFHRPRPLIYLYQRPPPLLPLLPHGSDPYKLTSEKDFPPILFASQTPTRRNRRIDSFPTTPSSSQPNNTTSDPVPVQTPISTTATANLGSSTTTAAHGSSPSVDGLDTVTQIPDLSSSPSDGIETVTQIPDLSSSPSDGIETVTQNPALSPPSDGLETVTQILDLSSSPSDGLDTMAQIPDLSSSPSDGIETETQKPVLSPPSDGLEAVTPKPDLSSPSVGVETVTPKPDLPSTSAGLLTMKINKEWSPSDDGLPTFTQAQLDFMKSHHRLFPDYVFGGYKYKQRMPSFKHQEEHQ; encoded by the exons ATGGACAAAGACGAGCCGTTTGTTTACAATGAGGTTGATTACAAGACGCCGAAGCAGAGCCCTCGGACTTGGCCGATGGATAAGATCCGGCAGGGACGTTTCCAGCATAAAATGTCATCGCTTTTGAGTCCTGCGACTCCTAAAAGGAATTACAACATTAGCAATACAAAGTCACTCCTGCTCCACTGCTTACGTGACGCAAAGTCAGATCCACTCCCTCGTAGGCGCTTTCCGGTTTCATGCTCAGATGAAGGAGTCTTGATGGATGGCGTTCTAGTCACATCAGCCACTAAAAAGAAGGTTTTAGAGTCTCCTTCCATCTCTCTTGGAGGAACATCACTTTCTTCAATCTCCCGGAGTCAGCACAAGAAGGATACAGAGTTTAGCAGTCCTATAAGCGATTCAGGAAGTAACCAG GAAACCACTCTGTCTCAGCAACCTTCTTCAGCTGGCAAGGGAAAGATGTTGGCATATAGTCCTTGTACACCAAAG GCTGCTAAGCCATCAAAGCTGCAAGCTTCTGCTGAACCATTCATCCTCACACCAAGACAAGCTACTCCTTTTCCACTTCAGCAACACCCATTTAATCCGCAGTTTCCAAGAGCT AATCCCCTGCACCTGCAGCCATACCCATACTTTCACCGGCCTCGACCTCTGATCTATCTTTATCAGAGACCACCACCACTTCTTCCGCTCCTACCCCATGGATCTGACCCTTATAAGCTAACCTCTGAAAAGGACTTTCCTCCAATTCTCTTTGCCAGCCAAACACCTACCAGAAGAAACCGCCGCATAGACTCATTTCCCACAACACCTTCCTCTAGCCAGCCCAACAACACCACCAGCGACCCAGTACCTGTACAAACTCCCATATCTACTACTGCTACAGCCAATCTCGGCAGCAGTACAACCACTGCGGCTCATGGCTCCTCACCTTCTGTTGACGGACTCGACACAGTGACGCAAATACCAGACTTGTCGTCGTCACCTTCTGATGGAATCGAAACAGTGACGCAAATACCAGACTTGTCGTCGTCACCCTCTGATGGGATCGAAACAGTGACACAGAATCCAGCCTTATCTCCACCGTCTGATGGACTTGAAACAGTGACGCAAATACTAGACTTGTCGTCGTCACCTTCTGATGGACTTGATACAATGGCGCAAATACCAGACTTGTCGTCGTCACCCTCTGATGGAATCGAAACAGAGACGCAGAAACCAGTCTTATCTCCACCGTCTGATGGACTTGAAGCAGTGACGCCAAAACCAGACTTGTCTTCACCTTCTGTTGGAGTAGAAACAGTGACGCCAAAACCAGACTTGCCTTCAACTTCTGCTGGACTTCTAACTATGAAGATAAACAAAGAGTGGTCACCTTCTGATGATGGACTCCCAACATTCACACAGGCTCAACTTGATTTCATGAAATCACATCACAGGCTCTTCCCAGATTATGTTTTCGGGGGCTACAAATACAAACAGAGAATGCCCTCTTTCAAACATCAGGAGGAGCACCAGTAA
- the LOC104742620 gene encoding NAC domain-containing protein 104-like, translating to MTSKFHLLRLLYLLYIPQSLSHTSSGSTSSSLYNLLLHTHTHTHTHATTYISSSMDLPPGFRFFPTDEELVVHFLHRKASLLPCHPDVIPDLDLYPYDPWDLPGKALGEGRQWYFYSRKTQDRVTSNGYWGSMGLDEPIYTSSTHKKVGIKKYLTFYLGDSQTNWIMQEYSLPDSSSSSSRSSKRSSRASSSSSHKPDYSKWVVCRVYEQNCSEEEDDDGTELSCLDEVFLSLDDLDEVSLP from the exons ATGACTTCCAAATTCCACCTTCTGCGTCTTCTATATCTCCTATATATACCTCAATCTCTTTCACACACTTCCTCTGGTTCCACATCATCTTCTCTATATAATCTTCTTCTacacacgcacacacacacacacacacacgcaacCACATATATATCGTCATCAATGGATCTGCCACCGGGATTTAGGTTTTTTCCGACTGACGAAGAGCTCGTCGTTCACTTCCTCCACCGGAAAGCTTCCCTCTTGCCTTGTCACCCTGACGTCATACCCGACCTCGATCTTTACCCCTACGATCCTTGGGACCTTCCCG GGAAAGCTTTGGGAGAAGGGAGACAATGGTACTTCTATAGTAGAAAGACACAAGACAGGGTAACAAGCAACGGGTACTGGGGATCAATGGGATTGGACGAGCCAATATACACAAGctccacacacaaaaaagtgggtATCAAAAAGTATCTAACATTTTATCTCGGAGATTCTCAGACTAACTGGATAATGCAAGAATATTCCCTCCCcgattcctcttcttcatctagTCGATCTTCTAAGAGATCAAGCCGTGCTTCTTCTAGTTCTAGTCACAAACCC GATTATAGCAAGTGGGTGGTATGCAGAGTGTATGAACAAAATTGCAGcgaggaagaggatgatgatgggACAGAACTCTCATGTTTGGATGAAGTGTTTTTGTCTTTAGATGATCTTGACGAAGTAAGCTTACCGTAA